GGGAGGGAGAGCGCATACGGTCgggagggggcggcggggagAAGGGCTggtttgtggggggagggaatgctTCGAGGGAAGAAAATGGCGCTTGGTGCAAGTCCCGCCTCTTCCCAGACGGTCTTCTCCGTACTCCGCCGCCTCCCACGCCCCCCGCCACCAACCTGTCCTCCCTCGCCCGAGCCGTTGCCAGCCCCGGGCTTCTGGCAGCTTTCCTGGCGCCGCGGGaccccttcccttctcttggtGTTAATCACCCTCATGCTGTACCACATTCTGTGTTCCTCAGTCCTAGTTTATTTTCACCTAGTTTTTTTCCTAATCCTCCCCCACGCAATTAGCAAAGGCCCAGgagtctgggttttttttttttttttttaatagttgggTTTTGTGTGTATTCTACCCTAAAGCTTTCAGTATCGTTTGCCCGAAATACAAGTCTCCCCCCGAGCCCCGCCCTTTGGGATCAGTAAAGTCTCgttaagtaaaagtaaaaatatattttgtcagaATTTTAAAGAGGCTGGGTTTAGTTACcattatcttttcttcttgaaTACAGTTCTTATTTGGGTGAATACGAGGTGGTTTTTAGAAATGATCTTAGTGGCCCCCCAGGCAGTTTTTAATAATAGATGGTAGTTATGTTTGATTAACTGTCTTTCAAACAACTTTTTGGCAGTtctataaaaattgtattaaaaactGAACTAAATTGATTTTGGAGATAAGGTTGTAAAATGGGGCAGTAACATGAAAAACGTATGAAACGTGGTTATGAACGTTTCTCTTCCCCtctaaatttacttttcttcttttaccaGTTAAAATCAGTATGTCTGGGTCAAGCATGGTTTGAGCTTTTTGAATTTAATGGCCAGGGTTGAGATGGCCCACTTCTTTTACCTTGACCTCCTATTGTGGAACACATTCAATGCTAGTGCTAATGCTGGTTTAGTCTAGAGAGCTAGATTATTTATGggtttttggggggggagggattgaaatatttttttcttttattgaacaGATATTTACAGGGTCTTTATTAGGCCCTTTAGggcatacaaaaattaataggaCCTAGTCTTCTGAGGTGGAGAGAGCAAAAGATAATTTGATAATTAGTGTTTTACCACCTGGTAATATAAGTGCTTTGAAAAGAGGTACCCACATGTCTTGGAATTCcttgaaatttgtattttaggcTTACTGATAGTTTGCACTCCAATTTGTGCTCAGGCATTCAGTGAACATCCACTTGTAAGCAAGGCATTAAACTGTGTAACTCTGGGGGGACCTGGGAACTACAGTCATGGTATGAATTTAAGGCAAGGCTTTGCCACTCTTATAAACACATTCTTCAGATTTTAATTGTATTCCAGAGTAGAAACTCAGTGTAAAATGTAATGAATTATTGTGAATTATGTGTAACTTTGTGAACTGTGAATTAGTACCTGTGAATTAGTAACTGTGAATTAGAATATTGTTCTTGTGATATGTCCAAAAAGTCAAAATTGACATatacaaaacatgaaaaaattattttggtggtAAAATTAATTAGATACCGCATTTGCATAGTACAgctgttttcctcttctttgaaAGATGTGGTCAGTTCCTCACAGTGAATAATTTTATGTTAGTTTGATCTCATTAGGGAGAAGTGTAAAGCAGTAATGAGTAGAATTATTCACATTTCTTCTGGTTTTAATAGTAATTGTTATCAGCTGCCTTCTGCAATCTACCCTATTTATAAACATCTAACTCCTGACTGTCTAAAATGAAGTATAGAAAGAGACCTGTTGGCTTTGAGAAAGAGGTGTAGGAGTGTATGACATTTAGTTGTTTCTCTTTGCAGAGTTCAGCACATTATTTGCAATTTAGAAGTGCATAGATTAAAAGTTATACTCAATGTAACGACTCTAGTATTACAAAATGGTAGAAAGAACCGTGAAATTTGTCCATCATTTTTTGATTGAGGGAGAGTTATGTTGAAGTAGTAGAGTAACTTGTAAAGTATTTATGTGATGTATCTTTCTTTCAGAATGCCTAAGTCAAAGGAACTTGTTTCTTCAAGCTCTTCTGGTAGTGATTCTGACAGCGAAGTTGACAAAAAGGTGACTATTACTGCACCAAGtcatttttgtgatacttaaTTGTCCATATCCCATTCTGAAGATAAAAGAAGGTGTATTAGAATGTTCAGGTGTGAATCTGGATGGCCTCTGGATCGCTTGACAAGAAGGATGCTTGTTACACATGGACATACATACCTAAATCAGATAATTCTTTCATAGATGACCTTTAGGAACCCTAAAGTTagagaaccactgccttaggaCCCAGGGGAGTAGAATTCTTATTAGGCCAAAGCCACTATTTGCCATTATTTGGAAACCCACCTAATAGGGAGGTATTGTTTGTAATAGTTGGGCCAGATTACTTGAAGGTGTTAATGCAGTGTTAATTTTGACAGCCTTCTCAGCCATTGATTTTTATTCTGCCCACAAGGATTTCTGAATTTTAGGCTTGTACATTTTGAGTTTGAATGTTATATGCTCTGGTGCCTTCCTTTTAGCTAAATTAGCACCCAGAGAAGCTAACATGGAGGGACCTATTTTGACAGAATAGGCTTTTTCTGTAATAGATGATAGCTGCACTATAAGTGGTGTATTTTGCTTAATTGAGCATCTCAGTGGAGCATAACTGAGCATTTCACCCTGCGGTCACAGCTTCCTTCCATGCAGAACTGTCTTTTATCTCATGTTCGTTTACATATATGAATACATCTTTATATCCTAGAAATGAAATAAgttggttatatttttttctagtttatctcctttgtaaaaaaaaaaaaaaaagaaaagtaattgatTGGTTTTAGTAGATGTGTGGTTTCCAAAAGTTTATTCAAAAGCAGCAGGCCCTCCATCCCTCACCCCCCAAACTTAGCAGTGTTAGCTAAAAGAAAAGGAGAGCTTTTGGGAGAATCTTGGAGACTTTGGAACCTTTAAGTGTAAATACAAAATGTTGTAATACCTCAAAGGTTGAAATAAGGCTTCAAAGAGCATATGTACTTGAggaaatttctcaatttttaaatttgcactCAATACAGTGTTTGAATGTGTTCATGTAACAAATGTGTGTTGAGTTTTTATATGCCAGACTTACATTAGTCCACAGGGAATACTTAGGactatgatataaaaaataattgctttctGTTTATTGAGCTGAGTTAATTTTTTGCATTTGTCCCAGATAATATTGATTCTGTAAATACTTACATTAAATACAtccatgttttctatttcatgttttacatatgtgtataatATTTTTCCTAGCCTCATCTAATTTAGTACATTCAATTAATTtagtaacattaaaatatttatacttttacaCCAAGAAGGAACATGACTGCCCTCTGTGGTTTGGGTTGGGAATTCTAGATGTTTTTATGGGCTATTTAGCTCATTTTGAGAATGAGACCATATACAAATCTTGACAGTaatgctgcttttaaaatattatgatttttgtttgCTAGTTCAACACATAGCTGTCTTgagtaatttttttgtgtgtgtgatgaggAAGTTCTTGAGTTGTTGACTTCCAGTGTCTAATACAAAATAGATCTCTGGctttgcataattttaaattcCTTCAGCCAATTTAAATCCCTTTTGGAATAGGCAGGGCATAAGTAAACATTTATATCCTAGAAATGGAATAAGTTGGATGTATTCTTAATTGGTGTGtctgctttgtttaaaaaaataaatggactaGCTTTAGTAGACCTGTGGTTTCCAAATTTATTCAGAAGTAGTAGGCCccgtcatcttttttttttcctcccaaagaaATCTTAGGTGGGATCCTAAACCACAAAATGACTGTTCCTCTTGTTAATACCACTCTAGTGCTTGAGGTATCTTTTGGGATTCTGAGAACACAATTCATAAACACTGTTAGGTGTAAATGTAGATTGAAGTCATAGTTCTATTGTTACATGAAActtgcatatgtatatatttatgattttttttttttttttttgagacagagtctcgcttgttgacccggctagagtgagtgccatggtgtcagcctagctcacagcaacctcaaactcctgggctcaagcaatccttctgcctcagcctcctgagtagctgggactacaggcatgcgccaccatggccggctaatttttctatatatattagttggccaattaatttctttctatttatagtagagacggggtcttgctcttgctcaggctggtttcgaactcctgacgtcgagcaatccgcctgcctcagcctcccagagtgctaggattacaggcgtgagccaccgcgcccggctatgaTTGTTTTTTAATGAGTAAATGTCTTTTGGTTGTTTAAGtcttaaaaagtaatgaaatccTTTGAACCTGACAAGTGTTTTATTATATGTGCAGATTTTAACCATATTTTTGCTGTCTTTCAAgttaaagaggaaaaagcaagttGCTCCAGAAAAACCTGTGAAGAAGCAAAAGACTGGTGAAACTTCAAGAGCTCTGTCATCTTCCaaacagagcagcagcagcagagatgATAACATGTTTCAGGTGCAGTTGGTTATTTCCTTAGATCCAGAGGAATTATTATATGGCTTTATCTGAAGAATGTTAAAGTTACCTTGATCTGATATTGCATAATCTTTCATGTGTGTTATTCTCTTAACCAAGggtatttactaaaatataagaataagttagtaaaagtaatttatataatgCAGGATTATTGCTGAAGTCTTTAGAAGTCTAGTTTTGCTGtatttaaaacaatgcaaatttacATGCTGCAAGAAATCCAAAGGAGATTGAGAACTGCACATTTAGAAAGCAACTTGGAGAAGGCAGGTTATATATTGGGCTGTGAAGTATGACTAGGTTATTGGAGAGGAAGTGGCAGTATGAACTTACCTAATTTTGGTCtgatgagaaacagaaaaggggGGAGTAGGTTGAATAGGTAAAGTGAAGTAAGTTCATTACAGGGAGTTGAACTCTTCCTGGAGGGGACTAGTCTAGCTTCTTTTTCGATTCCTTATCTTGTTTTAGGGAAACTTGATATTGCTATCATTGTACAAGAAGGATTTGTGAAGGAAGATTTGTGTGGGGATAAATGGATGCAGGTGAGATTGCTTAGGTAATTTGTAGGCTTTAATCTGTATGTGAGATACGGGCTTAGATGGTTTTCCCCAAAGAATACATATGAGGATTATGAAATACTGATAAGGAAGATTGGATCAGAAGAATTTAACTATTAATGAAGACATGGACCTGattataaatgtgataaaataagTAGGTCTCTCGTGTGGCACCTGGAGGGTTTAGTTGGGAAATGTTCATGTGGGATCATCAGCACGGTTGACTGAAGCCATCCACTGAAGTAAGTGTAAACCAGAGGAAGTGGATGAGGGTTCGTGTTTGGTGATATTCAAATAGAGgatggaaggaaaaagaggatGTAGGTCAAGAGGTGGTGAAGGGAAAATTAGAAGAGTACAGTAATGGGAGCAAGAAAAGGATGAGTGTTTCCATGAGGCATAAGTTTTAGCTGAAGCCAGAAGTTGGACAGAATGAGACTACAAACACTTGACTAGAAAGCGAGGCTAGCATATGTGTATTTTTGGCCTTTCGATAGCCTTGAAAGGTGGAGTGAGAATGGGAAAAtggaagtgtattttttttttaactcatttttgcTTTATACTTCCGGATAAAGAAAATAGGCAAAGTACAGATGAACTATTTAGTTATGGGTTTAAGTCTTCTGACTTTTGTGTAACTTAGAGAAACTAGGAGCAGACTAGATTAATTTGATAGGGAACCTaagtaaatgtatataaaagaatTATGAAAGGGTCCTCATTGCTTTGAGTGGATGATAAATTAAATGCTTACTGTGTTGTGTATTTCATTCAGGCCTTGCCTGGTTCTAGATTGCCATGATGAACTTAGTAGATGTAGTCTGTGGCTTCATGGAATTTATGGGGACAATAATTATACAGATAAACATgtctataattaaaattatgataagGGCTGTGAAATAAAAGGGTGGATTATTATCAGAGAGTAGATGTTCTAGAAATCTTTTCTAAAGGAAGTGACGTTTAAAGCTTGGATTGtgcatgaattattaatataatggctTTGTGGCTGGAATGTGAAAATCTGGCTGAGAGTATAGCTAGGAGATCCCGTTGGAGAGGAGGGTGAAGGGCCAAATCTTGCAGAGCTTTTCTATTGGGAGGCCATGCTTaagagtttgggttttattttgagTGCCGTGGGAAGCTATTTTAAGAGGCAGAATGAGATGTAAAATCTGCAAGagattctcttttcctttcttaagaCTTTCCTCCCATGTAGAATCAAGGACtgctttggaatattttaactTACTTGTGTGTATTTGCGGGGCAACTGTTTTGGGGTTTTCTCTGATCAGTTCTGTTCACTTTATGCCTACTTTTAGTGTATAATTATAGAGCATCTATAGCCTTTAATGGATTTTATCTTGTCCATCCCATCtcctaattttatagataaacCAGGACCCACATTTTAGAGATTCTATTCTGTTAGTTTTGGGAAAACCAGATCTATTTTTAGAGGATAgttttcttaccaaaaaaagGAGCTTCAATTCTTAACCCCTCATTTGGAAAGGTTCCTAAGCCTCCTAAGGGTggcacttaatattttgaaagtccATATAGGCCTTGTTTTCAAAGTGGCTTTCACAGATCTAGTAATGTAGTCATTCTAATAGatatgatatttaattttgttggcattataaatttttccttaaatggTAATTTGgccatagaaaaatattttagtggtTGTACTGAATTTTAATTAGCTTAAGAGCACATTAGAGTACATACATAATGTTAAATGAGACCTTCATTTTTATTAGTAATAATGGCTTGATAATTGTCTTAGAAAGATGAAAGATGGGTTTTTGGAAGGAAAAACAGTGCCCCCATTgtgttttataagtttttttttctttaaatgtatgtttttcaTTTACCAAGAAAGTGCTTTGAAGATGGCTCCTACGGAGTGGAATGTTTGTAGATATTGCTAGATCATCAAGTATTAGAATCTTTTAGGACCCAGGGTAGCAGATATATTTTGCCAAAAACAAATAGAtctaaaatccaaattaaaattgTTTGGATATTGGCAACTAGCTTtaagacagtatttttttttttttttttacacccaTCTCTTGAGAACAGAACTAGAGGAAATAATCTTAAATTCTGTTAAGATGATGTACATCAAACATAAGCAGCTCTCTGAATGTAATATTTGAAGAGAGTTGTACCAAAGGCAAATCACTGCACTAGTTTTTAAACTCTGGAATTATTTGGGCAAAATCCTGACTAGAGAGGAAATGCTAGATGCTGGCATTCTAGTTCCTTTAGCTCTGAATTTTAAGAACTTGGCCCTATAGGGAAAAAACCTACCCAAGATGACATCTGTGATATTAAACATAGACTAGAGAATTATCATCTAATTACATTAGTACCTATGTCTTAAAAGATCAGAATGGTTGAGGTGTAGGGGACTTTGATccatatttttattcagttagGCACAAATGGTCAGTAATACTGCCTTAGTTGATACTTTAAAATTAccctttaatttaaaatgatcattATTGAGTCAAGTGTTTTTAATAGGGCCCATAAATGGACTTCAGGGAGTCCAtgaaattatgtattatttaatttatgttttttttatttgaagggATTATTCATAACCTTTATCAAATTTTCAAAGGTGGATTGTTTTGAGTCTTGGGCTATTaggaataaagctgctgtgaatattcttgtataagtcttttcgtggacatttttcccttttgggtaAATACTAGATAAATTTGTTAGGTCATAGGATAAGCGTATATTTAACTGTGTAAGAAACtgttaaattgttttccaaagtagctataCTGTTTTATACACCTGGCAGCAATGTACGAGATTCCAGTTGTTACACATCCTTACTAGGTAAGGtcggtctttttaaatttatccattttatttaatggatatgtagtaatagctcattgtggttttactttgcagTTCCTTAATGTCTTAATTCATTggatatttttgttgtgtttattggctatttttatatcttttgtgaaGAGTGtcttttggactttttttttataaaaatggtcgTTTgatttattgagttgtaagactATTTTTTGGAGATAAGTTCTTTGTCAGAGGTAAATATagtacatattttgtttttcttttagttgagggaaacttttttaaacagtctattttaaaaaatgagctgaggttaagagagaagaaagaacatgaaacttaagagacagacagacagacaggaggagggagggccagCTATTGGTCAGTGGCCTCCATGTCAGATATTCTGCATCTTGAAGATGAGATCATCACAGATTCTGGTTGGTCCATTGTTTTCTCTGTGCTGCACAGTCAGTCGTCTTCAGCACCTGGTCCTTCCTCAGGCTCTCGTGGAAGGCCAAGGCCTCTGCAGCTGTAacttaagtaaatattttctttaggtttatggtttgctcatttattttctgaAGCATCTTTTAAAAGAGGCTTTAATTTTGATTAAGACCATTTTATCAGTTTTTCCCTTTTTGGGTTAATGCTTTTGTTTCTTATCCAAGACGTACTTTGTTTACTCTGTGCTTAAAAACTTTTGCCAGTGTTTTTTTCTTAGAAggctttttatagttttagctttcatGTTTGGGTCTGTGATCCAAATGAATTTCTTTATGCATGGTATGAGATAGGGATTGAGATTCTTCTCCACATCCCATCCAGTTATCCAGttatttcagcaccatttgttgaaaagactattcctgttttctttgaattactttggatttttacaaagaaaatcagtgaatttataaaatgtacctttatttctgaactccattttattccatatgtctgtctttactccagtaccatgttgttgtCTTTAGTATATTTTTACAGTGAGTCTTGGAAAGTGTGCTAACAGATACTTTGTTGAGGAAAGCCTGTTCCTTCTGCTGgaatttatagtttatattaagCAGCagtataatgtttttgaaaaatagtctTCTGAGTGAAGTGCATTAaagatgttattaagaaaaacttTGTCATGTGTACTACTGATTGGAACTCTGGATTCCTGTATTCAGAATGGTTACAGGATTTAGTAAGGTTGCTAACTACATCTGTGGTTTCCTGTTGTAGTTTGTTCTGTAGGATTTTGCTTCCTAAtgattttattgtggtaaaaaacaaacgtatattcacattgttgtgaaacagttttccagaactttctcatcttgaaaaactgaagctctatgcccattaaacaacaacttccttttccccttttctccagCCCTGGGAAaccataattttactttttgtttctatgaactCGAATGCTTTAGTTACCTCATGTCAATTGAATTATAGAGTATTTAGCTATCTGTAACTGGCTTagttcatttagcataatgtactcagaattcatccatgttatagcatgtcacaggatttttctttttaaagtctgagtaatattccatgtgtgtaatatatattcacacacagtttatccattcatctgtggatggacaTCTGGCTTGCTTCtacttttggctattgtgaatactgctgtgAACGTGGGTATGccttcagttcttttggat
The Microcebus murinus isolate Inina chromosome 11, M.murinus_Inina_mat1.0, whole genome shotgun sequence genome window above contains:
- the SUB1 gene encoding activated RNA polymerase II transcriptional coactivator p15 isoform X3, translating into MPKSKELVSSSSSGSDSDSEVDKKLKRKKQVAPEKPVKKQKTGETSRALSSSKQSSSSRDDNMFQIGKMRYVSVRDFKGKVLIDIREYWMDPEGEMKPGRKGISLNPEQWSQLKEQISDIDDAVRKL